The Chryseobacterium sp. JV274 sequence CCATAAACTTCTGATTCTCTACGGCTGCTTTTGCAATTGTTTTATTATAAGCCTGGTATACCACCAGAGTGTCATTTTTATAATCTGCTCTTATTTCAAATTCTTTCATCGTTGTTAATCTATTAAAAATCACACACATACACCTCTACATTCTTTGCAAGCAGTGTTCTTTTAATAATAGGTTCTATTTCTTCCCATTTTCCTCCCGCCAAGCCACATCCTATCCGTGGCATATGAACACTTGCATTGTACTGCAAAGCTTCATCAGCGAGTTTCAACAAACATTCTTCCACTGCATCGTATCTGATAGGTTGAACTTCTGAATGAGTAATGATTTTATGCTGAGCAATCATATTGCAGACCCAGATATCTCCTTCTGCCTGAACAATCTGGATTTCCCCTAAGTTAAATTTTTCTTTGTTTTTAAACCAATCACGGTATTCTTGCTCAGGTTGCTTCCATCTTTTGGAAATAGCAGTTACAAAACCTTTTCCCCAGCCTCCGATATCATTACAGATATGAGTGATAATTTTTATTCCTTTTGCCTGTGGTGCTGTAGCATCTCCTTTTAAATATTGTATCGTTTTCATGGTTATTTACTTTTATTCATTATCAATACCCTGGTTCTGACTCGTATAAAATTAATACTTGTATCTGCAAAATTTATAAAATCTGCTTAAAATCTTTTGAATACGGAGAATATGATCCGTAGATCGCATCAAATTCTACATCGATATTTTCTACCTTAAATTTCTCATCAATCTGATCCAGGCATGTAATAACAAGATTCTTTTTAACCGGAAATACATACGCTGCATCCAGTTTCAAGGCATAATTCAACAGGTTATAATCTATTTCTCCTGTTCTTAACTCCTTCTGATATTCATTAAATGTACAGGTTTCTTCTTCATTATTTTTCAGATCCATTTCTTTTTCATTGCTCATCCAGCCGTTTCCGTGACGGGTTGAATAGCTTCTGGTGACATAATACATTTCAATGTCTTCAATTTTTAAAAGCTTACAGATTTCGTATGCATTTTTTGAAGTGGTATGAGCATAGGTCACATTGGGGAAAACGCCATGATCCATATCGAGTAAAATACCCTGGCTGCCTTCAAAAATAAGGTGTCTGAACGAAGCCAGCCAGGTATAATCATTTATTTTCCAATCAATCCTGTCAATAGCTTTCAAAAAAGGATGTAAAAGTTCATTAACTTCTTTTTCATCTGCAAAACCATAATAATAGGCGATCCCTTTCAGTTTTTCCAATAACATTTCTCTGGGCGCAATCAGGTCTATGGCAAACAGTTTATAAGGACTTTCGTATCTTTTCATGGTTGCTCCTACTCCTTTTCCACAGGTTCCGTGTTCCAGATTTCTTGCATTGGTTCTGTTCTGCCATACATCAAAAGGAGTGGTTACCTTTGCCAATGGATGAATATGCAGCTCAATATTTCCGTTCTTTATTTTTAATTCTTCTCTTTCATTGAGTAGAAAAACCGGATGAATAGTGCAATGTTCCGTAAAATAAGAAGGTAAACCGCGAAGAGATCCGCTTGCAAAGCTTGAATGCACATGTTTTCTATCATCAATCATCACGGTATGAGCAGCCTGTTGCCCTCCTGAAAACCGGATTACAACAGCCTCCGGATTCTGAGAAGCCAGAAAATCTGCAGTGATCCCTTTTCCTTCATCACCAAAACCTAGTCCTATAACGATCTGTGCCTTTTTCATGTCCTTTTTTCTTTTTTTAAAGTCTTTGCCACCTTCATTTGTGCTTTTAATTTTCCTGATGGCAATTGCTCTGTTTTAAAGCATTTGAAATTGATCCAA is a genomic window containing:
- a CDS encoding macro domain-containing protein, whose amino-acid sequence is MKTIQYLKGDATAPQAKGIKIITHICNDIGGWGKGFVTAISKRWKQPEQEYRDWFKNKEKFNLGEIQIVQAEGDIWVCNMIAQHKIITHSEVQPIRYDAVEECLLKLADEALQYNASVHMPRIGCGLAGGKWEEIEPIIKRTLLAKNVEVYVCDF
- a CDS encoding adenylosuccinate synthetase; translated protein: MKKAQIVIGLGFGDEGKGITADFLASQNPEAVVIRFSGGQQAAHTVMIDDRKHVHSSFASGSLRGLPSYFTEHCTIHPVFLLNEREELKIKNGNIELHIHPLAKVTTPFDVWQNRTNARNLEHGTCGKGVGATMKRYESPYKLFAIDLIAPREMLLEKLKGIAYYYGFADEKEVNELLHPFLKAIDRIDWKINDYTWLASFRHLIFEGSQGILLDMDHGVFPNVTYAHTTSKNAYEICKLLKIEDIEMYYVTRSYSTRHGNGWMSNEKEMDLKNNEEETCTFNEYQKELRTGEIDYNLLNYALKLDAAYVFPVKKNLVITCLDQIDEKFKVENIDVEFDAIYGSYSPYSKDFKQIL